CCGGGACCGGGGACAATGGATTCCATGACCGTCTCGAGCGAGAGTCGCCCGGCGCCCTACCGGGAGCGCAGGGTCGCCGACGTCGCGGGGACCGTGTGGACCGGACGACACGACGCCGGTTCGTCGACGATCCTGCCGGACGGGTGCATGGATCTGATCTGGACCGGTCGGCGGATCCTCGTCGCGGGTCCCGACACCCGGCCCTATGTCCATCACGCCGACGTCGCCGGCGAGATGGTGGGTCTGCGGCTCGACCCCGGTGTCGCGCCGACCGTGCTCGGCTGCGCGGCCGACGAACTGCGCGACACCCGAACCGATCTCGCCGACCTGTGGACGCGGGCGGAGGCGCAGCGGTGGTGTTCGGCCATCGTCGATGCCGACGATCCCGCGTCGGTGCTCGTCGCGCTCACACGTACCCGAGTCGCGGACCGGCCGGCCTGGTTGGGTCCCGTCGTCGCGAATCTGGCCGCGGGACGTCGCATCGACCTCTGCGCCGACGTCGCCGGCGTCACCGCCCGTACCCTGCATCGACAGTCGCTGCACCACTTCGGATACGGCCCCAAGACGTTGCAGCGCATCCTGCGGATGCGGGCGGCGATGA
This sequence is a window from Gordonia insulae. Protein-coding genes within it:
- a CDS encoding helix-turn-helix domain-containing protein — its product is MTVSSESRPAPYRERRVADVAGTVWTGRHDAGSSTILPDGCMDLIWTGRRILVAGPDTRPYVHHADVAGEMVGLRLDPGVAPTVLGCAADELRDTRTDLADLWTRAEAQRWCSAIVDADDPASVLVALTRTRVADRPAWLGPVVANLAAGRRIDLCADVAGVTARTLHRQSLHHFGYGPKTLQRILRMRAAMTDLGVGRDLSAVAYRRGFADYPHMHREFVELAGHGPATFAVRAGHSGPEADQPRAQ